The DNA sequence CAACCTATATCAGGACAAGACAAGTGGTTTAAGCTGTGAGCCTGCGACAAGGCTCTTTTTTACGGCTTAAACCGCTCTACACTTTTGTATCACACTGCACAAAAGTGATCCTGACAATAACGCTCAATATCCGCCGCTGTCAGCGCACTCATATTGAAAATACCGCGTGCTGTAACCGACGGAATCACAATGTGCGCCGGTTTTTTCAGGCCGGTCAGGAACGGGCCAATCAGCAACGCATCAGTGAATGAACGTACCAGGCCCAGAGCAATATTTGCGGTATCCAGGTTGGGCATTACCAACAGGTTGGCCTGGCCGGTCAGATTGGATTCGGCAAATGAGCTTTCCCGGTTGTTGGCATTGAGCGCGCTCAGGGCGTGCATCTCGCCATCCAGTTCCAGATCCGGGAACTCTTCACGCAAAATCGCTGCCGCTCTGCGCATTTTCTTGGCGGAAGGTGCATTGGAAGTACCAAAGTTGGAATGAGACAACAGGGCTACTTTCGGCTTGATACCAAAGCTCTTCACAAATTCGATTCCGGCGCGGGTTTTTTCCACAATCTGCTGTACAGATGGGTCCACGGTCAGGAAGGAGTCGGTCATAAATACCGGGCCTGATGGCAGCAGCAGCGCCTGCACGGAGGAGATATGCTGGTCGTCATCGGGTCCGAGAATCTGGTGAATGTCGCGGAAGTGGCTCAGGAAGCGGCCAACTTTACCGCAGATCATGCCGTGGGCTTCGTCCAGTGACACCATTACCGCAGCCAATGCCGAGGTGTTGGTTGTCATCAGTGACTTGGCGGCTTCTACTGATACCCCTTTGCGGCCGGCAATGGAGTGGTAGTGCTGCCAATAGCGGTCGTAGTTGTCAGCGTCCTTTGGATTGAAAATTTCCATATCTTCGCCCGGCTGCAAACGCAGGCCAAGGCGCTGGATTTTGTCTTCAATTACACGCTGGCGGCCCAGCAGAATCGGGCGGGCGACTTTTTCATCCACCACGGCCTGTACTGCCAGCAGCACGTCGTCGTTTTCGCCTTCGGCGTAAACCAGGCGACGCACAGGACCGTGTTTGGCAGCCTGAATCACAGGTTCCATAAACAGGCCGGCACGGTTTACAAATTCGTGCAGGGACTTCTGGTAGGCATCCAGGTCGGCAATCGGGCGAGTGGCTACGCCGCTTTCCATTGCCGCTTTAACCACTGCAACCGGCAGCTCTTCCACCAGGCGTGGGTCAAACGGTTTTGGAATCAGGTAATCGGGGCCGAATTTCAGCTCTTCACCGGCGTAGGCGGCGGCTACCACATCAGTGGCTTCTTTCATGGTGAGATCGGCGATGGCACGCACACAGGCCATCTTCATCTCTTCGTTAATAGTGGTGGCGCCACAGTCCAGAGCTCCGCGGAAAATAAACGGGAAGCAGAGTACGTTGTTCACCTGGTTCGGGTAGTCGGAGCGGCCGGTGGCGAGAATCGCATCCGGGCGCACGGCTTTGGCTTCTTCCGGCAGAATTTCCGGTGTCGGGTTGGCCATAGCCAGAATCAGCGGGTCGCGGGCCATGGTTTTAACCATCTCTGGCTTGAGCAGACCTGGTCCGGAAAGACCCATAAACACATCGCAGTCCACCATGGCGTCCGCCAGGGTGCGCGCTTCAGTATTGGCAGCCAGCTTCTCTTTCCATGGGTTCATATTGTCGGTGCGGCCTTCGTAAACCACGCCGGCGCGATCCACCAAAATCAGGTTTTGCTTGGACAGGCCCATACTGATCAGCAGTTCCACACAAGCAATACTGGCAGCACCAGAGCCGGATACGACCAGTTTGATGTCTTCAATCTTTTTGTTAACGATGCGAAGACCGTTATAAACCGCAGCTGCGGCAACAATGGCGGTACCGTGCTGGTCGTCGTGGAAAACCGGGATTTTCATGCGTTCGCGCAGTTTGCGCTCAACCAGGAAACACTCAGGTGCCTTGATATCTTCCAGGTTGATCCCGCCGAAGGTGGGCTCCAAGGAGGCGATGGTGTCTACCAGCTTGTCGACATCGTTTTCGTCGATCTCGATATCGAACACGTCAATATTGGCGAACTTCTTGAACAGTACCGCTTTACCTTCCATCACCGGCTTGGACGCCAGCGGGCCGATATTGCCCAGTCCCAGTACGGCAGTACCGTTACTGACTACACCCACCAGGTTGCCGCGGGAGGTAACCTTGGCGGCAAAGTTGGGGTCCTCGACAATTGCTTCACAGGCGTAGGCCACGCCTGGCGAGTAAGCCAGAGAAAGGTCCCGTTTATTGGCGAGCGATTTAGTAGGTTGAATCTCCATCTTTCCGGGCACCGGTTCGGTGTGGTACCGCAAGGCGCTCTCTTTCAGGGAATCACTTTTTTTTGCGTCGGACATGTGCGCTCCGTCAACTTCTGGCTGTCGAGGTGAATACAAATAAGGGCGGCTATTGTGGCAGCTTGTAACAACTATTTGAATGCCTTGAAAGGTTCTTTTTGGCCACTAAGTTGGTAAAAAAAGACTAGTACGATTGGCAGAGTGCGGATTAGTAAGGCCAATTTGGTGGTAGACGATTCTTGCTCCAGTGATAGTATGAGAAGCTGTCGAGGTAGGGAGTTTGATGTACGTCTGCCATCGATCACTGAAACAATAATCAAACCGGGAGTTTCTGTGCGCAGAGTAAAAGGAAGCCGTTTAGGCTGGTTGTTGTCGCTAGCGGGTCTTGGGCTGTTTGGCATGGTAGTAGGGACATCCCTTGCTGAGGGTGATGCCGCACAACTGTTTAAGAAGCACAGTGAGCATATCTACCAGATCCGGTTGATAGATCTGGCGGCAGAAAAGAAGTCGGCACTGGGGAGCGGATTCCTTGTTTCCAGCGGTGGGGTGTTGGCCACTAACTATCACGTTATTGAAAGTGCCATCAGCAACCCCGACAAATTCCGTATTGAATACCTTGGCACAGACGGTTCCAAAGGGGAGTTGAAGCTACTGGATGTGGATGTGATCAACGACCTGGCACTATTGAAGTCTCCACAGTTGACGAGAGCACCGTTTGAGCTGGCTGCCCAGGAACCCCAACAAGGCGAAACCATCTACTCACTCGGCAACCCCCACGATATCGGTTTTACGGTGGTACCGGGTACCTACAATGGTATCAGTGATAAAAGTTATTACCGCCGCATACACTTTTCTGGCTCCATTAACGCGGGTATGAGCGGTGGTCCAACCCTGGATTCACAGGGCAGGGTGGTGGGCATCAATGTCTCCACTGCTGGCAATCAGATCAGTTTCCTGGTGCCAGTGGCTGCACTTCAGGCTTTGCTTGCCGAAAATCATCTACAGCCCGATCAAAATATGAAGGCTCGTATACGTCAGCAACTTTTCGATAATCAGGATGCTTTGTACGGAAGCATGTTGGCTCAGGAGTGGCCTACCCAAAAACTCGGAGAGGCGAATGTACTGGCGGAAATGGTGCCTTTTGTGAAGTGCTGGGGCGGGTCGACCGATGAAAAACGCCGTTATGTGCAAGTAAGCAGCACATGTCAGGGGGATGAGTATGTTTACCTCAACCCGTTTTTTACCAGTGGAACGGTCAATTACCAATTCTTCTGGATGGAGGCCGGGGAGCTGAATCGCTGGCAGTTCTATAGCCTCTATGAAAACCTGTTTGGCGGTTTTGTGCCGGATAATCGTGCTGGTGAAAACGACGTGGGTGAATTTTCGTGCGATGAAAAATTTATCAAGAGTGACAGTGGCGGTCAGGAAAAAGTGGCAATTTGTACACGAGCCTATCGCGAATACCCCGGATTGTTTGACGTCATGTTTATTGGTGCCAGCGTTCATTCCAATGATAAAGCCTATGTGCGCCACTTCAGCCTGGCGGGTGTTTCACGTGAAAACAGCAAAGCCTTTATGAAAAAATTCATGGAGACCACGGCATGGCAGTGATCATAGAAATTCGCCGTCGTGGTGGACAGCTGATTGAGCGATGTCGCTGCGATGCCGGCAGTATTCGTGTCGGGCGATCATACGATAACGACGTAATCGTTGATGACCCATTTGTCAGCCCTCACCATGTTCGGCTCGACCCCTGTGAAAACGGCTGGAAAGTAGTCGATCTGGAAAGCCTGAACGGTTACCGGATTAAAGCCAATGGCCGAACTGCAGATCGGGATGTAATTTACTCTGGTGAGAAAATGCGCCTCGGTCATGTAACGCTGCGCATTTACCACACTCACCATGCCGTGGCTCCGACCCTGAAAGTGAATGGACTGGAAAGCAGCCTGAAAATGCTGGGCTGGCATCGAGTCTGGCCGTTTGTATTAATGGCACTTCTCGGTAGCTCGTTGCTGGAGTTCTATTTCCGGTCGGTGGCCGAAGTGGAGCTGATGGATTTACTCAGTGCCGCATTGGATGAGTTGGTTACCGTAGGCTCTATCGCATTCTTGTGGGCATTGGCG is a window from the Porticoccaceae bacterium LTM1 genome containing:
- a CDS encoding NADP-dependent malic enzyme, with amino-acid sequence MSDAKKSDSLKESALRYHTEPVPGKMEIQPTKSLANKRDLSLAYSPGVAYACEAIVEDPNFAAKVTSRGNLVGVVSNGTAVLGLGNIGPLASKPVMEGKAVLFKKFANIDVFDIEIDENDVDKLVDTIASLEPTFGGINLEDIKAPECFLVERKLRERMKIPVFHDDQHGTAIVAAAAVYNGLRIVNKKIEDIKLVVSGSGAASIACVELLISMGLSKQNLILVDRAGVVYEGRTDNMNPWKEKLAANTEARTLADAMVDCDVFMGLSGPGLLKPEMVKTMARDPLILAMANPTPEILPEEAKAVRPDAILATGRSDYPNQVNNVLCFPFIFRGALDCGATTINEEMKMACVRAIADLTMKEATDVVAAAYAGEELKFGPDYLIPKPFDPRLVEELPVAVVKAAMESGVATRPIADLDAYQKSLHEFVNRAGLFMEPVIQAAKHGPVRRLVYAEGENDDVLLAVQAVVDEKVARPILLGRQRVIEDKIQRLGLRLQPGEDMEIFNPKDADNYDRYWQHYHSIAGRKGVSVEAAKSLMTTNTSALAAVMVSLDEAHGMICGKVGRFLSHFRDIHQILGPDDDQHISSVQALLLPSGPVFMTDSFLTVDPSVQQIVEKTRAGIEFVKSFGIKPKVALLSHSNFGTSNAPSAKKMRRAAAILREEFPDLELDGEMHALSALNANNRESSFAESNLTGQANLLVMPNLDTANIALGLVRSFTDALLIGPFLTGLKKPAHIVIPSVTARGIFNMSALTAADIERYCQDHFCAV
- a CDS encoding serine protease, yielding MRRVKGSRLGWLLSLAGLGLFGMVVGTSLAEGDAAQLFKKHSEHIYQIRLIDLAAEKKSALGSGFLVSSGGVLATNYHVIESAISNPDKFRIEYLGTDGSKGELKLLDVDVINDLALLKSPQLTRAPFELAAQEPQQGETIYSLGNPHDIGFTVVPGTYNGISDKSYYRRIHFSGSINAGMSGGPTLDSQGRVVGINVSTAGNQISFLVPVAALQALLAENHLQPDQNMKARIRQQLFDNQDALYGSMLAQEWPTQKLGEANVLAEMVPFVKCWGGSTDEKRRYVQVSSTCQGDEYVYLNPFFTSGTVNYQFFWMEAGELNRWQFYSLYENLFGGFVPDNRAGENDVGEFSCDEKFIKSDSGGQEKVAICTRAYREYPGLFDVMFIGASVHSNDKAYVRHFSLAGVSRENSKAFMKKFMETTAWQ
- a CDS encoding FHA domain-containing protein; translation: MAVIIEIRRRGGQLIERCRCDAGSIRVGRSYDNDVIVDDPFVSPHHVRLDPCENGWKVVDLESLNGYRIKANGRTADRDVIYSGEKMRLGHVTLRIYHTHHAVAPTLKVNGLESSLKMLGWHRVWPFVLMALLGSSLLEFYFRSVAEVELMDLLSAALDELVTVGSIAFLWALAGRVFRHQPRFFCHFSMWSLYAILTQISDSFADFLAYNFGSDNAKLIVDTVLQVILLALVVWSSLSLASNLHARGRFWSAISASLVFLSLQFVDFWQFEQFFLGSPEYQSGLKPPALTWVGSSSPEQLMEFADGLFDEAEQSAKEPVE